The window GTCTCCTTGACCACAAGCAACCACTTGGTGTGGCTCATTTTCTCATTTGTAAAAATGGGAATTCTACTTACCCATCTCAAAAGGTGGGTTAGTGTTTATAAAGCTGAAGATCTCAACAGGCTGACAAGTGCTACATACGGGCACTGTATTTCAAATCATTGCTCAGCCATTCCATTATAGAAAGCCACACAATACACAATCAAAATTCTTTGGAATGCAACTTCTCTAGAGCCATTCAATAGGAACCAAAACTAGCCCATTGTCATCCTGAGGACATTTGTTCTACTTTCTAATATTCTTATTTTTGACACTTCTCAAATACCATAAAGGCAACCAATTCTTCATGAGACTTTAGTCTGTCTATTGAAACCAACAAGAGTTGGCTTTTCTAAAGagtcaagtctttttttttttttttaaaagaccgcAACAGGCAAGACAAAACAGCAGCCAGACTTTCAGCAGCAGCTCACACTCTCCTTTGGAAAAGAGCAAACactgtccagaaagtggggttaTTCCCTACCCTCAGAAATCCTGTGGGAGATTTCCAAGTCAGTGGAGACAGGTGGAAGTGATCATAATTTGCAAGTACTACCCTCTGAATGGTCCAGACTGAGTATTAAACTCAGTCCTGAGGAAGATTTGAGAACTGAAACCAAGGTCACAGGTTCCATTTCCATCACTGCCATAAGCTGTGTCTTCACTGGAGAGTTTGCACCTCTTGAGTTAGCCTTGCTGAAGCAAGAGGGGCCACACTGTGAAAAGCTTGAGTTACTCAGAACGGTTGCGTTAGCAGCTAATGAGTTCTGCTAACTTGGCTATAGTGTagcccagcatttctcaaatgctgccaccaggggcttttGCGGGAGGGAGGAaacaaagcagcagcccctccccttccccattgttcctggatGCACCACCTTGATGTTGGCTGTTGGGGCTGGGCACAGCTGGACACAACACTGGAGGAGCAAGCAAatggtgagttccccaccttcccagaggcggtggggctcaggattTGGTCTTcaaccctggggtggcagggcatcaggctctggctgcagggcttcaggctccggctgcagggcagtgggccCCAGGCCATGCAGCTTCGGGCTCTGTCCCCAGCTACAGAGCTTCTCCCCCTGTCCCAATTCCatcacccctggcccctgccgCCTACCCCGACCCCCCATCCAGGGTTTAATTTGTCCTCAGGCTTGCTGGGGCTGGGTAAGTCTGCTGTGAACAGTGATACCTGCAGGTTTGTTTACTGCTaactagtaagtctgctgtgaacaGTGATATTAACAACCCTGCAAGTATCACtgttcacagcagacttactagctagcaataaataaattacaatgattcggacctgtatatgtgcatatttatttgtttttcctaaagccaattaagcattttagaaaaaagcatgagtggccaccagcaagagttggtggccacactctgaggccaccaaaaatttgtcctgagaacctctgatctagtctAGATACAGAGAGAGAGTGCATAGCATACATGCTAGAGTTAACACTTGAGTTACAACTTGAGTTAAGTTTGCAGTGAAGGCAAGcccagagacttcctgtgtgaccttggaaaaacacttaggccatgtctacactagagaccttacagttgCACTGCTTGTAAGATCGCTTGTGTAGCGGCtctgtgctgacgggagagaACTCACCCGTCGACAATAATTAAACCAACCCCAacaagcggcagtagctatgttggtgggagtagttctcccgccaacatagtgctgtgtcCACTACcccttatgccagcaaaacttatgttgctcagagggtgttttttcacacccccaagcGACACAAGTTTTGCCGACCAtagtagtagtgtagacatggccttaatttCCATTTACCTCAGTTCTACATCTATAAAATAACAAACACTTTTCTACCTCACAGGCATGTTGAGGCAATACATTCTTTCATGTGTCTGAAACACTGAGATACCACAGCAACACAGGCCATATAAATTCCTAAACAGCCAAGAACTCAATTCGCACTGAAACTTCTGAATGTTCACAGTAGATTGTCTTTCAGGGAATAAAAATGAAGCCTCCTTTTTAGAAGAAATCAATGCCTGGAATTTCAAACAGGTTCAGCGATTTCACAGCCATGCACCAGCTGGCTTTTTCCAAGATCTAACTATCAAAGGCTGGCTCATTTTCTAGTCCAAGCAAGATTTAACAGACTCCATGTGTGCATTAAACACAGTCCTATTTACCATCAAGCCAGAACAgctagaacaaaaagacttcaccAAGCAGCTTTGAAGTAGAAAAGATTTATGCCAATAAGAAACTTTACTAACAACAAGATGGAGTAAGAAATTCTGTTCAATTGAGGAGAAGACAGATTATTAACAGAACTTGCTATGAGTTTACTTCTCTGCTGAGACCTTAAGTCAAGTCACCTCTCATCGTTTTTAGAGAAAGACTGCTCTCAAACTTAGGCATAATTCTCTGGATGAAATATTCTAGACAACTGTGAAGACTACAAAAATGaacagtgaaaaaaaaatacacctaCATAATAGGCTCCCtgcaaaagtcatggaagatCCATCACTTGGAACATTTAAAATTTAACTGAACAAGAGCAGTAGTGAACAAAGTGAAGAGGACAATTCAGTAGCAGTAACCAGACAAGGCAGATAAAGATAATCTATTAGGTTGTGTCCAGCATCTATGATTCTGCATTTCTATGAATGAAGCTTGAACGAATGAAGCTATGAATTCAAGCTCTACTTTGTAAGTGTAATAATCTTTCTACATGGGATGCATTTTTTAATCTTAAGAGAAGAATATCTGGAATACAACAGCTATTATTCAAAATTTTAATAAGTCAGTTATGCCTCGGTTGCTGTACATTAACATTGCACACTAATTTGATTAAGGATCTCAGAAGTGCTTTTTAAAAGACAATTCTACTGTGAGGAAGATAaatgttatccctgttttacataAGGGTAAACTGAATCAGAGGAGTTAAGTTCACGCAGCAGAGTCAAGAACGGAATCCAGAACTCTAGACTCTCAAATGCCTTCCCATAGCATTAACCCTTCTTCCCAAAGCGATTTGTACTCAGAACACTACATAGAAAGATCTTGCGTTCTGCTCTCTGGCCCCTAGGGATTAGTCATGTTTTACTATGACTAAtggaatttcaaaagaaaaaacaaattttatcaAAATATCCCTCGTTCAGAATTGGTCGTATTCTTCTGGAAATATGTTGAAGATACACCCCAATTCTAAACTTGGGGAGTCCCTGAATCCACATTTGCAGAATGTTTAGTGATCTGTGCTTCAGGAGTGACAAGCGATAGAAAATGGAGTTATCTAGTCAAACAGTCAATGAACCTTTCAGGACCACATATACCACACAGCTATTCTCAACAAGGAGCTGTAGGCAGAGACTGCAAACTGACCACTTAGATCAAGTGGAGGTATAATGTGCCGGGACCCACCTACATATTAAAgctgacagcagcagccgtcagcACAATTTTATACAAGACTAAGAATGACCCTCTCCTGCTCATGGTCAAGTTTGGTTGCTCCTACCCTGGAAATCTGAACAGTTTTTGAGTAGAAACATTACAAGACTGCAGTTTCATAACTCAAACTTTCAAGTGTCTTGTGTTCTGCTGTAATGATGGCCATATTCCATGCTTTGTCAAAGACATCTGACTACATGACAAATCAGCACCTGGAAAATTACTGAGAATCGGGATTATACTCCATTTAGTTGACTTCCTTTGTCAACACAATTAGCTGTGAACCCTACATATTCCACTTGAAGTAGTTACAATATCTGGGAAGTTAATAATTTCTATCTGAAATTAAAGGAAAAGTGCATTTCAGTGAATATCCCCATTCTCAGCTATATATCAAAGACTGTAAATGTCAAGTTCTGCCTTCATACATGGTTTTCCTTGACACCAAGCACAGAGTTTGCCTCCCAACACAGATCTCATTTTCCAGCTTCCATACAGCTATTCTCTTTCAAGTAAAAGCAAAAACCAATACATTCTTCTCCTGTCCCACGTCCCATTCTTTATCAGTTTTATGTATAAAAGCTTAAGCCGGCTCTACACTAGTCTCTGATAAACTGTGATTTGTGACACACAGCTGTGCAGGCAAGAGTCCTTAGTGTAAATACAGTTATACTGGAAAAACTATACTTTTGTCCGGAATAGCTTATTTTGCCTATGCCAGGCAAAGCACTCCTAGCATAGACCTGGCCTCAATCTCCAGTTGTATGGTCACTGAATTTCTGAGGTGTCTTGATTGCCTTATTACCAGTCTCAATCCTGAGATGGTTTCTCCAGGAAGAACTGATCTAGTTTCACAGCTCAGTCTTCATGCTCattttcccccaaggccacaAATACAAATAGAGCATGGGCAAAATCAGGAAGCCTAAAATGTGACCTCTGTTTATGAAGTCTgtattttttgttgtgtgtttaaCAGAAAAATGTGTGCAGAGCAACCCAGTATattatgtttttctttaaatttaaagatttttttgatattttaaaagggaTTGCCATAAAAAAGGGAATACAATGGAAAATATCTTAATGTGGCCCAAGCTTTACACACCCAGAAAACTGCTGGTTCTGAGGATCCCCTTTATTTGTTtgttgcattcagtggaatttgTACTGCTCAATAAAAACACTACAAAAAAGTAAGCTACTTGGATCTCTGGTTATAAGGCGACAAAGGGAAGTTAAGTGAATTATGACATTGCAAACTGCCCCTGCAAGAGCAAGGGAACTACAGTCATCTGCACTGGCCATATGATCATCTCCTGAAACAGTTTTCATAAAGAAAATAtaagattctccatcactggcaatttttaaatcataaGAAtcaccatactgggtcagacccatggtccatctagtccagtatcctggaTGCTGATAGTGACTagcgccagatgcttcagaaagaatgaacagaactgggcaatcatcaagtgatccatcctgcatccagtcctagcttctggcaccCAGAGGCTCAAGGACAACCCATGCATTGGGGTTGCACCCTGGACcatttttaacccagttataataTTGGCCTTAATGACGGAGTTTTGTAGGAGACTAATGTAGCAGTACAAGACAGAGTCCAATTCGCTTGTAAGTTCCTCAGTGATACTCAGTTGAATGGATTCATTAAAAACATTGCAAACGCATTGAAGATATCTGGAGGGAGTGCTACTGACATGGAGCAGACTTAATAGAAATTTATGTTGATAGAACTGCTAAGAATGAGAGGTTTCAGTATTGGACTGAGAACTACAGGAACGTGTTAGATGCTTGGAGGTTCTGGCACAAATTAGCTGAATTTGACATCCACAGGAGTAGGCAGGATCTCAGTTAAAAACCCTTAGCACAGGTATTTGTGAGTTGCAATGTCTGCAGGAAATCAATCCCTTACAGTTGTTCAAACATACCTCAGCAAGGCTGAGGTTTTACTCAATGTGGGGTAAGTGGCTCACCAACCATGTCAAATGTTACAAGCTGTCATGGTTGTCAAACCCCTTCCTCGCTATACACTTTTCCTAATATATACAGCGACCCCAGCTTCCAGCTGCCCTGTATGACCCAAGTCAGATGTAATCAAgactagatgtttttctaaaagacaaaaagaaaaggagtacttgtggcaccttagagactaaccaatttatctgagcatgcgctttcatgagctacagctcacttcatcggatgcataccgtggaaactgcagaagacattatatacacagagaccatgaaacaatacctcctcccaccccactctcctgctggtaatagcttatctaaagtgatcatcaagttgagccatttccagcacaaatccaggttctctcaccctcttccccccccccccccccaaactcactctcctgctggtaatagcccatccaaagtgaccactctttggatgggctattaccagcaggagagtgagtttgtggggggggggggggaagagggtgagaaaacctggatttgtgctggaaatggctcaacttgatgatcactttagataagctattaccagcaggagagtggggtgggaggaggtattgtttcatggtctctgtgtatataatgtcttctgcagtttccacggtatgcatctgatgaagtgagctgtagctcacaaaagctcatgctcagataaattggttagtctctaaggtgccacaagtactccttttctttttgcgaatacagactaacacggctgttattctaaAAGACaggctctagttcaaacaggaattgacACAGGGAAGTCCTAGGCCCGGGTTACACAGAAGGTCAGGgcagatgatcacaacggtctcTTCCGACCTTGGAACAGGACAGTGACAAAGCTGGGACGAGTCACACGCAGCGCCTTGCAGCCCCTGCACCTAAATAGCAAAACCCGAAATTTGTAGAATCCCCAACcctggtttcagagcctgggccaTTCCCCGGGGGAGCGTGATGggcgggctggggtaggggtccgGGAACAGCGACTCGCCGGGGCCGACGTGGCTCCCACACCCCGGCATCCCATCGGCAAAACAGCGACGGGCAGGGCCACTGGGCGAAGCGGGCGGGCTCCCCCCGGCTCCCGTCTGCTGCGCGGCTCCGAGCAGGGAGGTCCTGCTGCTCCCTGACTGGCCCCTAGATACCACCGTGACGCCGCCCGCCCGCTCCCCAGTCACTACGCTAGTCCCGGAGCCGCCTCTGCCCGGGCCGCCGCGCCAGAGCCCCCGGGCCCAGGAGGGGAGCCCGGCTCCGGCCAGGGAGGGGCCCCGGCAGATGCCGCCGCCCGGGCGAGTCACTCACATCCGCGAGGGGAAAATCTCGATCCGGTCCTTGCCGGACATCCTGACCGCGGCGAAGGGCGCTCGCGACCCGCTGCTGCCTCCGCTGCCACCCGGCTCAGTCACGTGTGACAGCACGACCGGTAATCAAGGGAGGACCGACTCCGCTTCCTTCCCCTTCCGCTTCCCGCCGCTGGCTCCACCCGCAGCGCAGAGACGCCGGGCGCAAGAACATGGCGGAACTAAGACCCGGATGTTGGGCCTTTCCGTCTCCGTTGCATATGTCGCGCATTGACGCACTATGGGCAAAACAACGCGCGGCTGTCGGGCAGTGGTAGTCACGTGACCATCACTCGCTGCAGCGCCACCGTGTGACAGAAAGGAAAATGCATGACTTGTTCCTAGGCCGGTTTGTACCGCCAGGAGGTCCTCGATTCTATGGTTTCTGCAAGTTCCTGCGCGCGTGCGTCCCTTTCAGAACCCTCCGCACTCCACCGGGTTTGGAAGTTCCTGAGCCGGTCTGTGCTTCCCGAAGACCTCGCATTCTATGATGGGTCCTCCAGGGTCCCTCTATCTCGCCCGGCGGTCGCGGAGACTCTATGATGAGGAGTATGGAATCTCGCGCGAGCACTACAGGTCTCACGCGCTGTGTGAGGTGAGAAGGGGCGGGTTCGCGGCTGCGCAGTGAGGTGGAGGCTAGGCGCACGCTGCGGTGGACAGGGAGGAACTAAAGCGAGacccccggagcagagagcgggACCCGGATACCGAGCAGGTAATGCGGTCGCCGGAGTCTCCCTCTCCTCGGAGCGTATCCCCGGGCCGGGCCCGTGGAGCTGGCGGCGACACTGCGTCGTCCGAGACGAGCAGGCCGGGGCGGCCCCGCCAGAGCCTGCGTGCGGGGCGTAGTGACGGGGGAAGCGGCTGCCAGGAGCGCGCTGCGGCCGGCCTCTGTCCCGAGCCTgcgggcggcgctggctcctcggTAGGCCGGTGTAGGGGCTGGCGGCGGGGCACCAGGGCCCACCGGTGCGGGGCATCCGGGAGTCCGGCTCTCGGTTTCTGTGCGCCGCTGCTGCGGGAAGCGTTGGCGCTGTCTCCGCACAGACTAGCGAGGCTCACGAGTGCGTTGAGAGAGATTTTGAGACTAAGTGTTTTGCCGAATGAAAATGTCTCGCCAGCTTTAGGCTTTCTGCCTTTCTTTCTCCTGTCGCTGGGTCGTCTTGCCCGTTGACCCTCTGCTGGCTTGTTCCTGTTCTTGTGTTGCCGCCTTCCTCAAGGGAGGTCGTGAGCGGAAGCCTGATATAGCTGGGTCCTGACCCATGGATagctttcaggatcaggaccaaaGCTTTGAACTGACAATGGAAACAGAATGAGAGCTACTGGCTACAGACCCAGGCCTGGTGTCCTCACAGAGGCTTGGCCCGCTGCATTCTGCATGGCATTAAATATTCAGGCCTGTACACTGAGTTATGGTAATTAAGCTTAGAGGTGACAAACGTGTGGCTTTTCATACAGGAAGAAGAAGCAAAGTTTCCTAGCAAGCTAGAGGTAGTAGAAAGCATTTTCTTTTCCAGTGATGCCGATCATTTTGTTTTAGTGAGGATTCTAATAGGGTCTTGGTGCTGTCTTGCTGCTGATTGCCTTCAAGGGAAGGAGACAAAAGAGTCCCAGCTGGTTCTTGGTATTTCCCTCTCCGATCAGCATCACCGTGCCTTACTTAGGCTTTCGTTGCACCAGCTGTTCTTTCTCTAGGGCATCATCAGATCTGGGCCAGTTAGTGTCATCCTCTGTATTGACATCTCCTTTGGATCCTTGTGCTCTGACCCCCAAAAAGTGCCCATTTTGAGGTATTTTAGACGGTCTTTCCAAGGACTCTGCACTGAGCCTGGAATATTCCCCTGTGGGATCCAGAGATGTACTACATTGTCCAGAATCCTCCTCCTTGACTTGTAATCCAAAACCTAAATTCCAGCCTCCTACTTTCTCTACGTCATTTTATGTGTTGCCCAGTAAGCTGGACTCCAGATGTTTTCCCTGCATATATGCTAGTGTTGTTAAAGTCTGAGTTATGATTTTTGTGTTACTTTGAGAGTCAGGTGAATGCAGAGAGAGTAGTTTGTGTCTCTGTCCTTTTTGAAGTTCCCTATCTGTGGTGAGGTATGGTGTTTCATAGATAATGTGATGCCTGGATGACAAGCTCAGAGCAGACTTCTCTCTTCAACATGGTATTTCCTTACTTTCAAGGTTTTGGGTGATCGGACAGGTTGTGCCCTGAAGCAACCTTAACTGGTATttaatggttttgtttttcatattaTTCTCCTAACATAGCTATCAATTTTTAATGGAATGGCCAAAACCCTTTTGGTTGGACATTTCCTGGCAATTGATGACCAGATAGGTAAAGGGCTTGATATAGTTTAATATTAAAGTTGTTAATAATTTGTAAGGCTTAATGAGTGTTACTAGTACTTAAGTGTAAGTTCTACATGCCAAAGTTTATGAAATCATGAGCTAGTTGGTGCACAATTTCAAATTGTGGACAAACagggaaacatttttctttgtcCTCCACCTGCAGTTGAAATCTCAGTATTTGCCACAATAGTGGATTAGTGGTGGCCAGTGCAGTGAGATGAATAATAatctctgcttcttttactcAAATCACAGTATGCCTGGACTAAGCTGTAGATTCTACCAGCATAAATTTCCAGAGGTGGAAGATGTAGTGATGGTCAATGTTCGATCCATTGCTGAAATGGGAGCTTATGTCAGCCTACTGGAATACAACAACATTGAAGGCATGATTCTTCTTAGTGAACTATCCAGGAGACGTATCCGCTCCATAAACAAACTCATCCGCATAGGCAGGAATGAGTGTGTTGTGGTCATAAGGGTCGACAAAGAGAAAGGTATGTTGGGAAAGTAGGTGGAATGACACTTCTGATTGTAACTGTAAAAAGCAATGCTGTAAAATCTGGGACCCTAGCTACTCTTTGAATTTGTAAttggttttttaaatatatagtgGCACAAAGTAAGGCCTGATGCTGCAAGCTGCTGTCCTTGTGTGTtatccttactcaggcaagtaGTCCTGTTGGCTTCAGAGGGACTGCTTGTAGGAGAGAGGAGGAGTCATATGAAGGAGgatctgcaggatcaggccttaagacTTCTAAAGTTTATGCTTGGTCAACAAGCCATAGTGAAGTGGCATTTTCTTTTGAAAGTTCAGTAGTGCTTCTGCTTGTTGATATAGAGTGAGGAAAACGGTGACCATCGATACTACTGGTGCAGTGAGAATAAACATAAATAATGAACAATTTTCTCATTCACACCAcacagtccatcctgtgcaccaAATAAGGCAGAGGCAATGTGTACACAATATTATATGATCATGTAACTATTCTCCATCatataatgcatacacacatggGTAGAGGTAAGGTTGCATAGGCACTCTTAACTTtggtatttcctgacttttgaataATTAGCATTGCAAGTTGAAAGTTCTTTTAATGCATTTGGTATAGGATACAGCATACAAGCAGTCCCCTCAGTATTCGCAGATAACAGTGCCACATCTGTGTTCGGACCTGTCTCAGTAGTTAGTGAAACACAAAAGCATCCTCTTTTAGAAACCGGAAAATACAGTTGTTTCATTTGTATAGTCCAAGGGTGACCAAACTTACTGACGCTCTGAACCATATAGGAcgatcttcagaagtttgagagttGGGGCACActtgccagggcttggggcttcagtccCTACCCCACGATCCCACTGTAAAGCAGTGTTCTCTTCTGTAAAGCATGTTTTCttctccccactctcctccttccccccacccccccagtggaGAAGGGGCGAGGGGCTTCACAAGCCGCACTtgaactgtaaaagagctgcatgtggctcgtGAGCCATAGTTTGGCCACCCCAGTATAGTCTTACATATAAAATGTATTCCTAAAATATTTATCGGAATTGAATCACGGATAAcaacagagagagaaattgaGAGGGTTAATAAGGGAGAAGAAACATTTTCAGATGAGATTTGAAATGAGTTGGAGAGATGCAGAAAGTCTGTTCCAGATGAAAGAAGCTGCATTGAAGGATACTTTTTACCTTTACAGATTTCGtcctccttttaaaaaagctCTCTTGGGGTCATCTGCCTCTCTTATTGAACCCTGAGAGGAACTCCTGAGATGGACTAGTTGGGATGCCATTTGGAACCCATCAGTGCTGCTGCTTAATCAGACAGGATTAAGCATTGGAAGACCTGCCtacctgtagtatctgagcatgcTGTGCTCTCATTTCTTACATAGATGTGATCAAGGAACTGCAGCAGAAATTGAGCCCAGATCTTGGCTATGATACTGTAGAGCAGTGATTCTTAACGTTTACTGCAGCGTGCACctctttggttctcaaaatatgttcttgcaccattatcaaaaatcgttgaagtaggtcagttctttaaacctattTGTATATTATAGTAATTGTTAAAAAAtctataatgttaataaatacttaggtttgatgaaacaaagtagttgtattTACATGCCTGTACTGAATTTGTGATTTCGATGATTTATCTTCTAAAAAAACCAGCATGtttcgcacccccagaaaggccATCTCGCACTCCCAaggggtgcatgcaccccaggttaagaaccactgctgtagagtcATACCCATCTAAACTACCAAGACTGCCAACTTCAAATGGTTTCTTGTGAAATGCTACCAAAAATATCCCTTTTATTTACTTTTGTGTGTGCCGGCATCATTGTCGCGAAGAATGTGCACAGTTCTTGGAATAGTAGTGGCTAGTTAATCGCTGAAGTAGAGCATAAGGAGAAACTTGTACTGAATTTTGGGGCAAATGCTCTTAAATAGaagcagtattttaaaaatgttggtgATGTGAAAGGTAGCTGTTTTAAGTTGATTTACAGTCCAAAGAACAAATTTTAATCTGCTAAAACAGGTTCAATCTTTGTTATTCATCTCTGATTAAATTATTCTGGAAGTTCTGCTTAGCTTGTAACTGATCTCAGTGCCTGATGCGTAAGGCTCGGAGCATTTGTCACTAATGTAAGCGAAGTGTTTGTACTCTGTACACTGAAACTGaatctttcaaaatgttttgcttccTGTTAGGTTACATTGACTTGTCAAAAAGAAGAGTTTCCCCAGAGGAGGCAATCAAATGTGAAGACAAATTCACCAAATCAAAAACTGTAAGTTCGTGTCTGTGCTTTACATTACTTTGCTGACTTCCAACCACATACATTTCCAACTCGCTCCATGCCAAGAAAACCACAGAGAGCTGAACTGTTGTGAAAATGAAATGCCGTTCTAGTTCCTTTAACATACTTTGAAATATATGGCTGGGGTTTAgactgggagctgggactcctgggttctgtttccacctctgtcactgactcatgTTGTTCAGTATAACACTCCTCAAATGGGTATAAATAATATCATTCTCACACACGTGCAATATAGGTTAATGTTGATAAAGCACTTTAAGATACTGAATAATTGTATAGGGTATAGCATATAATTGCCCTATGCAATGCCAGGTAAGGAAAATCATACGGTGTCAGCACCCTAAAGCTTTCAGTTTATAACTCCTTTATAATTGCTGCCTCTTATATGAATATTCTTTACTCttactatttatattacagtagcacctggaggctCCAACAAAGAGCAAGCTCTATTGTGCACTGTTCAAACACATAGTGAGGGGGGATAATCCCTGTGCCGAAGAGattacaatttaaataataatctTCACTGAGGTCcttcatcccctcctttttttttgttgttgttgtttgtcctAGGTTTACAGTATCCTTCGCCATGTTGCTGAGGTGTTGGAATACACCAAGGATGAGCAGCTGGAGAGTCTGTTCCAGAGAACTGCCTGGGTATTTGATGACAAGTACAAAAGACCAGGATATGGTGCTTATGATGCATTCAAGCATGCAGTCTCGTAAGGGCACCTTTTTACTCTTATTGTTTTAGTTCCATAGCTGTAGAACAGTGTTTCTCGGAATAGAGCCATCAAAATTTTCCTTATAGCCCATTGGACAACGGGCAGCGTTAGTCACACACTGGTCAAATAAGTCTCACTATTCCCAATTTTTTCTGCCCAACATCTGTTTCAGGCAGCACCAACGTGGTGCTCTCATTGGAGCTCTTTAACACTGGGAACTAGATTCCAAGGATTCTGCCGTATTCTCCCACAAGCGTGTCACTTTGCACAGGcctgtttttaaaagtaatttgctTTGGT of the Eretmochelys imbricata isolate rEreImb1 chromosome 6, rEreImb1.hap1, whole genome shotgun sequence genome contains:
- the EIF2S1 gene encoding eukaryotic translation initiation factor 2 subunit 1 produces the protein MPGLSCRFYQHKFPEVEDVVMVNVRSIAEMGAYVSLLEYNNIEGMILLSELSRRRIRSINKLIRIGRNECVVVIRVDKEKGYIDLSKRRVSPEEAIKCEDKFTKSKTVYSILRHVAEVLEYTKDEQLESLFQRTAWVFDDKYKRPGYGAYDAFKHAVSDPAILDGLDLTEDERRVLIDNINRRLTPQAVKIRADIEVACYGYEGIDAVKEALRAGLNCSTENMPIKINLIAPPRYVMTTTTLERTEGLSVLNQAMAVIKEKIEEKRGVFNVQMEPKVVTDTDETELARQLERLERENAEVDGDDDAEEMEAKAED